The following is a genomic window from Amycolatopsis acidiphila.
GAACGTCCACGAGCTGCTCCGAGCCGCGGCCGCGTTGCCCGCGGACATCCGGGTCGAGCTGGTGGGGGACGGCAGCGAACGCGACCGGCTGGAGGAGCTCGTCACCAGGCTGGGCATCACCGACCGCGTCACGTTCCGTGGCTTCGTCACCGACGACGAGCTGGTCCGCGCCTACCAGTCCTGTACCGTGTTCTGCATGCCGGGAACGGCCGAGCTGCAGAGCCTGGCGACCATGGAGGCCATGGCCGCGGGCAGGCCGGTTGTCGCGGCCGACGCGATGGCACTGCCGCACCTGGTCCACCCGGGCCACAACGGCTGGCTGTACCAGCCCGGTGACGTCGCCGGGCTGACCAGAGCCCTCGGCGACGTGATGTGCGACAGCGCGGTACGCGAGGCGATGGGACGAGCGAGTGCACAGCTGATCGCGGCTCACGACATCCAGCGAACCCTGGGGCGCTTCGAGGAGCTCTACCGCGACGTCCTCGCGGCGACGTCTCGTCCGGTGGCCCGGGACGATCTGGTGGCCTCGTAGCACGGAAGCCCGCCAGGCAGCCGGGACGGCTGTAGAACGCGTTCATCTTGTCGTGGTCGGCCTCGCGGGGGCGGAAGACTAGCTCAACCAGCGCAGCGAGTCGGTGATGGTGCGCCAGGCACCGGCGTTGGCGGTGCCGGCCGGGCTGGACAGGGTGAGGATCGCCTCGTGCGTGCCGCGCCAGAACTGGTAGCGCTCCACCGCCTCGACGACCGGCTGGCTCGATGTCGCCAGCGGGGACAGTGCCTCGTAGGTGACCAGGACGGCGGTTCCTGCCGGGCGAGCCGCTGTCGCGATCTGGCCCAGCACGAAACCGTTGCTGGTCGTTTGGAGCTCGGGAACGTCGAAGGTTCTGGCAGAGGCTGTGGTGGGCGCCTGAGGCGTGCTCAGGGTGTCGACGGCGACGCTGTCGAAACCCGAAGTGAACAACGCCGACGAGCCACCCTCGGTACGGGTCCAGCCCGCCGGTATCCGGACAGTCACGGACATGTCGGCTGCGGTGAAGGGCGCATAAGGCTGATTCCGGGGTATGTCGCCGATCATGCCGGCCGCCGGAGCAGAGGCCGGGGCCGTGGCTGACGGCGTTCCCGTCGCACACGCGGTGAGGGCGGCCACCATCGCCAGCGTTGCGAGACGCCCTCCCGTCGAGCCGTATGTCGCGCAGGCAAGCCGGCATCGTCCCATCCCTCGACGGTAGAAACCCGCAGGTACGCGGTTCGGCAACGCAGGATTAGCTGTCGGCAAAATCCTTGTGGCGCTCTGGGGCCGCCTCCTACGCCGCGGGGCGCCGGCTGAACGCGCGCGGCGGCGAGAGGACGCTCGTGCCGATTCCTTCACCGAGCAGCCCTCGTCAGCTCGGTCGACCCTGCTTCCAGCTTGGCGGACCGCCGTGGCGGGGAAGAGGGCCTGCCGGTGTCCGGACTTGATCACGACAGGCGGTAGCCGACGCCGCGCAGGGTCTGGATGTAACCGGGGCCGATCTTGCGGCGCAGGTAGCCGATGTAGACCTCGACGACGTTCTCGTCGCCGTCGTAGTGGGCATCCCACACGTGCGTCAGGATCTCGTGCTTGCTCAATGCTTCGCCGCGGCGGCGGAGCAGGAACTCGAGCAGGCCGAACTCCCGGGCGGTGAGCTCCACCTCCTGGTGTCCCTTGTGGACGGTGCGGGCGGCGGGGTCGAGCCGCAGGTCGCCGAGGGTGAGAACGGCGGGGCGCTCCGGGGCGCCGCGGCGCAGCAGGGCCCGTAGCCGTGCCAGCAGCACGATGTAGGAGAAGGGCTTGGTCAGGTAGTCGTCGGCGCCGAGGTCGAACGCGTCTGCCTCGTCGTATTCGCCGTCCTTGGCGGTCAGGATCAGCACAGGGGTCCAGTTGTGCCGTTCGCGCAGGCGTTTGAGCACCGTATAGCCGGACATGCCCGGCAGCATGATGTCCAGCACGATGACGTCGTAGACGTGCTCGGTCGCGAGCCACAGCCCGTCCGGCCCGGTGTGGGCGACCTCGACGGTGAAGCCGTCCGCGGTGAGTCCCTTGCGCAGGGTCTCGGCGAAGGCCTGCTCGTCCTCGATGACCAGGATGCGCATCTAGCTGTCCTTGAGGGGGAGCCGGATGCGGAAATGCGCACCCGGGTAGGCGGGGTCGGGAGTGTCGGCGTACTCGGCGTGCCCGCCGTGCCGTGCCGCGATCCCGGCGACGATGGCGAGCCCCAGTCCGGCGGAGCCGCCGGTCCCGTGGTGGCGGGCGTCGTCCCGGCGCACGAACCGCTCGAAGATCCGCACCCGGTCCTGCGGCGGCACGCCGGGCCCGTCGTCGGCGACCTCCACGACCGCGGTCGCCCCGTCGGTCCGAGTTCGCACGCGGACCCGGTGCCGGGCGTGCTCGGCCGCGTTGTCGACGAGGTTGCGGATCGCCCGCTGCAGCTGCGAGGGGTTGCCCGTCACCTTGGCCGGCCCGGTGCGGATCTCGACCTCCAGTGCCCGGGTGGACCGGGCGCGCCCGGCTTCGGCGCGGGCCAGGTCGTCCAGGTCGACCTCGGTGTGCGGCGGCTTGTCGGTGGTGTCGTCGGTGCGGGCGAGCAGCAGCAGGTCGTCGACCAGCTCCCGCAGCCGCCCGGTTTCCCGCGACACCACATCGAGCAGCTCGTCGGCGCTCATGGCGTCCGGATGGTGTGCGGAGACTTCGAGTGCGGTCGTGATCGTGTTCAGTGGTGAGCGCAGCTCGTGGCTCGCGTCGGCGACGAACCGCCGCTGGGCGCCCTGAGCGGAGGCCAGCCTGCCGAGCATGGAGTTCAGCGTGGTGGCCAGCCGGTGGATCTCGTCGTTGCCGGGCGGCAGGTCGACCCGGCGGCTCAGGTCCCGGGTGGAGATCTCGGCGACCGCGCGCCGCATCCGCTCGACCGGCCACAGCGCCGAGCCGACGGCGCGGTAGACCGCGAGCGCGCAGATGGCCAGCAACGGCACGGCCGCTATGCCCAGCAGCAGCGACAGCCGGGCCGACGCCTGGGTCACGGGATCGAGCGAGCGCGCCGAGATCACCGTGTAGGGGCCGCCCGGACCGGAGACGCCGGCCGAGACGAGCCGGTAGTCCTCGTCGGTGCCGTTGATCGGCAGGGTCACCGTCTCGACGCTTTCGTGGCCCGGCGTCGGCCGGTCCCCGGTGAGCGGCGGGCGTCCGGAGATGGCCGGGTCGCTGGCGATCGGCCGTCCGGTGCGGTCGAGCACCTGGATCACCGAGGCGCTGTCGCCGCTGCTGGCGACATCGCTGGAGGTGAGGTCGCGGGCGCCTTCCTTCGCGATCTCGTTGCCGACCTGGCGGCCCGCGCTGCGCGCGTCCTCGGTCGTCGCCTTGTCCAGCGACCAGCCCAGCAGCAGGACCACGACGATCCCGGCCAGCACGAGGGTCCCCGCCACCGCGGCGACGGCGACGAGGGTGGTCCGGGTGCGCAGCCCGGGCCGGGACAGCTGGAAACGCACCACCGTAGCGTAGGAAATCACCGCCGCGCCCCGCGCCGGGCGGCCTGCAACCGTTCCTCCCGCAGCCTCCCGACCTCCGGCAACGGCAGTGCGGCCGGCGGTGCGCCGAGCACCCAGCCCAGCAGCAGGTCGGCCAGCGCGGGGTTGCGCGCGAGCACCGGGCCGTGCAGGTAGGTCGCCAGCACCCGGCCGGTGACCGCGCCCTCGGTGCCGTCGCCGTTGCCGGTGCCCGCCCGCACCCGGCCGAGCGGGCGAGCACCGGGACCGACGCGGGTGCGGCCGAGGTGGTTTTCGAAGCCCGTGAGCGGCTCCGCCCCCAGCTCGGCACCGACCTCGACGACGACCTCTCCGACCGCCCGCTGCCGCCCCGGCGACGTCACCGCGTCGAGCAGGCCCAGCCCGCGATGCCGCACCCCGTCGGAGGTGGTGAAGTCCGCGCCGAGCAGCTGCAGCCCGGCGCAGACGCCGAACACCACGGCACCGCGGGCGGCGGCTCGCTGGATACCCGGGTGGGCACGCAGCTGAGCGGCCGCAAGCGCCTGCGCCTCGTCTTCGCCGCCGCCGAGCAGGTACAGATCGAGCGAGGACGGCACCGGTTCGTGATAGCCGATCTCCGTGATGGTCGCGGCGATGCCCCGCCAGCGCGCCCGAAGCCGCAGCACCTCGGCGTTGCCGCCGTCGCTGTAGGTGCCGAGGATGTCGGGCAGTACCAAGCCGAGGCGGATCGCCGACTCAGTCATCGCCGAGCTGATGCCATAGGGCGCGGAAGGCCGTGTAGTTGGCGATGAGCTCGACCGGTCCGGCCGGCAGGGCGTCGAGCGCGTCGAGCGGCCGGCGTACGACCGTGTGCGGCACCTCGGCGTAGGTCAGGCGCACGGCCAGATCCATCGCCCGCTCGCCGGCGGCCACCACCTGCCGTCCGCGCAGCTGCTCGAACGGCACGTCCCACAGCCACGACATGTCACGCCCATCGGCCTCACCGCTGTTCACCGTGATCACCACCGGCGACCGGCCCTCCAGCAGCGGCAGCGTCTCCCGCCAGCCGGCGGGGTTCTTCGCCAGCAGGACGCGCACCTCGCGGCCGTGCACCCACGCCCGCCGGTAGCGGCCGGCGACATCACCGATCGAGCGCAGCCGCGCGACAGCGACCTCCGACGGTACCCCGAGCCGGGCGGCGGTGGCCACCGCGATTGTCGCGTTCGCGGCGTTCGCCCGGCCCGGCAGCCGAAGATCGAGCCGAAAGCACTCGCCCAGTACGGTTTCCACTTTGTCTCCGATCAGTGTCCACTGTGGAACGGGCCGGACGAGACCGCAGACGCAGCGCCAGCCGGTGTCCTCCCGCCGCACGGCCTGGCCACAGCGGGCGCAGGCCACGGCGTCGGCGTGCCAGCTCTGTCCGGCGCCGACCCACACCGCCTTGGGCGAGTCGAGGGCGGCCGAGGTGACCAGCGGGTCGTCGCAGTTGGCGATCACCGTGGTGTCCGGCAGGCCCGCGACGACCGCCCGCAAGGCCCGTTCGGTCGCCCGCACCTCGCCGACGCGGTCCAGCTGATCGCGGCTGAGGTTGAGCAGCACCAGGCAAGCCGGGCGCAGCTGTGCGGCGACAGCGGGCACGTAAGTCTCGTCGACCTCGAGCACCGCCACCGGCGCGTCGGGTCTCGCCACGAGCGCGGCCAGCACCCCGTCCGGCATGTTCGCCCCATCGCCGTTCGTGGCGACCGGGCCGAGCGCTTCCAGGATCCGGGTG
Proteins encoded in this region:
- a CDS encoding response regulator transcription factor, whose amino-acid sequence is MRILVIEDEQAFAETLRKGLTADGFTVEVAHTGPDGLWLATEHVYDVIVLDIMLPGMSGYTVLKRLRERHNWTPVLILTAKDGEYDEADAFDLGADDYLTKPFSYIVLLARLRALLRRGAPERPAVLTLGDLRLDPAARTVHKGHQEVELTAREFGLLEFLLRRRGEALSKHEILTHVWDAHYDGDENVVEVYIGYLRRKIGPGYIQTLRGVGYRLS
- a CDS encoding sensor histidine kinase; protein product: MRFQLSRPGLRTRTTLVAVAAVAGTLVLAGIVVVLLLGWSLDKATTEDARSAGRQVGNEIAKEGARDLTSSDVASSGDSASVIQVLDRTGRPIASDPAISGRPPLTGDRPTPGHESVETVTLPINGTDEDYRLVSAGVSGPGGPYTVISARSLDPVTQASARLSLLLGIAAVPLLAICALAVYRAVGSALWPVERMRRAVAEISTRDLSRRVDLPPGNDEIHRLATTLNSMLGRLASAQGAQRRFVADASHELRSPLNTITTALEVSAHHPDAMSADELLDVVSRETGRLRELVDDLLLLARTDDTTDKPPHTEVDLDDLARAEAGRARSTRALEVEIRTGPAKVTGNPSQLQRAIRNLVDNAAEHARHRVRVRTRTDGATAVVEVADDGPGVPPQDRVRIFERFVRRDDARHHGTGGSAGLGLAIVAGIAARHGGHAEYADTPDPAYPGAHFRIRLPLKDS
- a CDS encoding type 1 glutamine amidotransferase; amino-acid sequence: MTESAIRLGLVLPDILGTYSDGGNAEVLRLRARWRGIAATITEIGYHEPVPSSLDLYLLGGGEDEAQALAAAQLRAHPGIQRAAARGAVVFGVCAGLQLLGADFTTSDGVRHRGLGLLDAVTSPGRQRAVGEVVVEVGAELGAEPLTGFENHLGRTRVGPGARPLGRVRAGTGNGDGTEGAVTGRVLATYLHGPVLARNPALADLLLGWVLGAPPAALPLPEVGRLREERLQAARRGARR
- a CDS encoding Mur ligase family protein; its protein translation is MSPSSPADLGERAAVPPAPHRLPARTRLAVAAARLGAAVSRKLGLGDGGVIGGRIALKLDPGALRTLGRGRAVVLVTGTNGKTTTALMLTRILEALGPVATNGDGANMPDGVLAALVARPDAPVAVLEVDETYVPAVAAQLRPACLVLLNLSRDQLDRVGEVRATERALRAVVAGLPDTTVIANCDDPLVTSAALDSPKAVWVGAGQSWHADAVACARCGQAVRREDTGWRCVCGLVRPVPQWTLIGDKVETVLGECFRLDLRLPGRANAANATIAVATAARLGVPSEVAVARLRSIGDVAGRYRRAWVHGREVRVLLAKNPAGWRETLPLLEGRSPVVITVNSGEADGRDMSWLWDVPFEQLRGRQVVAAGERAMDLAVRLTYAEVPHTVVRRPLDALDALPAGPVELIANYTAFRALWHQLGDD